The Gemmatimonadaceae bacterium genome includes the window ACAGATCGACGATGGGCGGCGCGATCTCGAGCAGCGCGTCGCCGAGCGCACCACCGAGCTGCGCGGCGCATTGGAGCGGCTCAACCTTGCCCAACAGGAGGTCGTGCGGAGCGAAAAGCTGGCGTTCCTCGGCCAGTTGGCCGGCGGCGTGGGCCACGAGCTGCGCAACCCGCTCGGCGTGATGACCAACGCGGTACACTATCTTGGTCTGGTGCTAGAGAATGCGCCGGCAACCGTCGTCGAGTATCTCGGCATCCTGCGCACGCAGATCGGCCTCGCCGAGCGCATCGTGGGCGACCTGCTGGACTCGGCGCGCGTGAAAGCGCCGCAGCGCGAGGCGGTGGCCGCGCGCGACCTGTTCAGCGACCAGCTCAAGCGCATCGCGATTCATCCGGGCATTACCGTGGACGTGGACGTGCCCGCCGACGTCCCGCCGCTCTACGTCGACCGCATTCAGTTAGGCCAGGTGCTGCTCAACCTGATCAGCAACGGCACGCAGGCCATCGGCGAGAGCAAGGGCACGCTCACGCTGCGCGCGCGGGCCAACGGCGATCGCATGGCGACGCTCGAGGTGCAGGATACCGGCAGCGGCATCGGGCCCGAGAACCTGCCGCACATTTTCGAGCCGTTGTTCACGACCAAGGCGCGCGGCCTCGGGTTAGGCCTGTCGGTCGCGCGGTCGCTGGTCGTCGTCAACGGCGGTGAGCTGGCCGTAGAAAGCGAGAAGGGCCGCGGCAGCACGTTCACCGTGCGCGTGCCGATCGTCGGAGCGCACCCATGACCAAGCGCCGCATCCTCATCGTGGACGACGACCGCCTGATGGTGCGCACCCTGCGTGACATCCTCGGCCTGCGAGGTTGGGAAACGGACGGCGTGCACAGCGGCGAAGAAGCCGTGGCCGCGGTGCGCGTCAACGAATACGCGGTCGTCTTGATGGACGTGCGTATGTCCGGCATGACCGGCGTCGAGGCGCTCCATGAAATGCGTGCCTTGCGGCCCGATCTCCGCGTCATCCTCATGACCGCGTACGCGGCCAACGAGCTCCTCGCCCAGGCCGAACGCGACGGAGCGCTGCACGTCTTTCCGAAACCCGTCGCGCTCGAACGTTTGATGGAGATGCTGGAGGCCGTGATCACCGATGCCCGCTCGGTGCTCATCGTCGATGATGATGCGGACTTTCTGCGGACGCTCGCCGATCTGGTCGCTGCGCGCGGCTACGGAACGCTGCAGGCGGGCACATTGGACGAGGCGCTCGCGCTGCTCCAGGCGCAGCTGCCCGGCGCGGTGATGCTGGACCTTCGACTGGACGGCCTCGAGCCGCGCGAGAACGTATTGGCTATCAAGAGCGTGAGTCCGGCAGTCGCACTCATTTTGTACAGCGGACATCCAGCCGCGCTCGAGCAAACCACCGGTAGTCTGCCGCCTAAGTTCATTCGCGCCATTCTTCAGAAGCCCTTCCCTCCCGATCGGGTGTTTGAGCTGCTCGATGAGATCTTCGCTGGCTGACTCGCTTGCCGTCCTCGTCGTCGACGACGACGACGCGATGCTGCGGACCATCGGCGACCTGCTGACGCTCCGCGGATATCGTTCCTTCGGCGCGGCCACGGCGCTCAAGGGCCTGGAAGTCGCGTCGCACATGGACCTGCCGCCGGCCGTTGCGTTAGTCGATCTCCGGCTTCCCGACATGGATGGCTTCGAGCTCGTTGGGCATCTGCGGCTGGTGTCGCAGCTCACCGAGGTCGTGATCCTCACCGGCAACGCGTCGCTCGACAGCGCCGTGCGTGCGCTGCGCGAACAGAGCTACGACTATCTGGTGAAGCCGGTGCAGCCGGAGTTTCTGCTGCAGAGCGTCGATCGCGCCGCCGAGCGCTGGCGCCGCAAGAGCGCCGAGGCGGCCATGCACGAGAGTCAGGAGCGGCTGCGCCGGATCTTCGAGCACGTCGGCGACGCGCTGCTCATCGCCTCGGAGGACGGCGCGATCGTCGACGCCAATCCCGCCGCCTGCCGGCTCGCCGGACGTTCGGCAGACGAAATGCGGGGGCTCACCGTGCAGGAAGCGCTCGGCCTTCCCGATGTCGACGCGGGATCGAGCCGCGGCCGCGCGCGCCGGACGCTGCCTAACGGGGAGTACCGCGTCAAACAGCAGAGCGCGACCCAGGTGCTCGACCTCCGGTCGGCCGCCTTCGTGCCGGGCATGGTGGCGTACTGCGTGCGCGATCTCACCGCCCAACGGCGCCTCGAGGAGGAGCTGCATCAGTCGCGGAAGATGGATGCCATCGGCCGGCTCGCCGGCGGCGTCGCGCACGACTTCAACAACGTGCTCACCGCCATCACCTGCTACAGCGAGATCCTCCTCGGCGCCTTCGAGGAAGCCGATGACCGCCGCACCGATGTGCTCGAGATCAAGAAAGCCGCGCGCCGCGCCGCGGCGCTCACCGGCCAGCTCCTCGCCTTCAGCCGGCGCCAGGTGCTGCAACCGCGCATTCTCGATCTCAACTTCGTGGTCGACGACATGCAGCGCCTGCTCGCGCGCATGATCGGCGAGGACATTCAGCTGACGATCAAACACGACGCCGAACCGCAAACCGTCCGCGCCGACCCCGGGCAGTTAGGCCAGGTGGTGATGAACCTCGCCGTCAACGCACGCGACGCCATGCCATCCGGCGGCGAGCTCACGCTGGCCACGGGCGGCGCGACGCTCGAGACGCCGCTGGCCCATGCGCACGGCGTCGTCCCGCCCGGCGACTATGCCACCCTGCGCGTCACCGATAGCGGCCACGGCATGTCCGACGCCGTGCTCGCACACTTGTACGAGCCGTTCTTTACCACCAAGGAAAAGGGTCGCGGCACGGGCCTCGGGCTCTCGACCGTGTACGGCATCGTGTCGCAGAGCGCCGGACATATCGTGGTCACGAGCACGGAAGGCGGCGGGAGCACCTTCACGGTCTACCTGCCGCGCGTCAAGGAGCGTGAGAACGAGCCGGAGACGTCTTCCACGCCGGTCGTTCCGTCCAGCGGACACGAGACGATCCTGTTCGTCGAGGACGATCCCGCTGTGCGAACGCTCGTCGTGCGGGTGCTCGAAGCACACGGCTATCACGTCATCGCGGCCGCCGACGCAAAGGAAGCGTTGGCCGCAGCTGCGGCACACGCCGGTGACATTCATCTCCTCGTCACCGACGTCGTGATGCCCGGCTGGAACGGCCGCGAGCTGGCCGATAGACTGTCCGAGGCGCGGCCGGGCATCCACGTGCTCTATCTGTCGGGCTATGCCGACGATGCGCTCCTCCGCCGCGGCGTGACCGCGCGGCACACCTGGCTCCTCCAGAAACCCTTCGACACGGCCGCCCTGCTCGGCAAGATCCAGGAAGCGCTCGGCACGTCGTCGGCTGTCCGCTGACGCGCGGTCAGTCGGCGCGCTCGATGACTAACGGACCGTTGGTCGTCACGGCGCGGACCGTCGGACCGCCGGACCCGAGGTCGGTCTCGAGGTGGCGCAGGATCTGTCCCTGAACCGTAATAGGGATCCCGATCGACATCGGCCCGTTCGACGTCCCCGTCTCGAGATGCGCCGAGTACGCGTCGGGAATGCTGATGGTCGCCGGACCGTTGGTCGTCTCCGCATCGAGCCCCCGTCCAACCCACGTTTTGCCGGTGAGACGCACCGAGAGCGGCCCATTCGTCGTGCGGCCGTGCACGTCGCCGCCCGCGTCGTCGATGTCCAACGGTCCGTTCACCGCGCTCAGCTCGATCTTGCCGTGCACCGACTGGATCGCCACCGGTCCGTTGGTCGCGGTGAGGGAGAGGTCGGACGCGCGCGGCACCAGCACGTCGAACGACACCGACCAGGACGCGCCATCGTGCGTGCGCGGCCCGTTGGCGTGGATGTGGCCGTTCGACATGTCGATCGAGATCTGCTTGGCCATCGCCTGCGCCTCATCGTCGCTGCGCGCCTGCGTTTGGATGTGCGCGATGACGTCGATGCTGTCGCGATCCCAACCGGCCACGCGCGCTCCGCCGTTCTCTCCGCCATCCACGGTGATCGTCCCGCCGGACGCATGCGCGCCCATCGTGCGCTCCTCGCAATAGCGGGGACGGTCCGTGTCCGCCTCGCGGCAGCGCTCGAGCCAGTTACGCTCGTGGTGCTGGGCATGGACGGCGGGCGCCGCCCACACGAACGCGATCATCGCGGCAACAGCAGACAGGCAGCGACGCATGCAAGCCTCCGGATTGGCACCGTTGAAATGTCCGGCGCTGGGCCGGCCATCGAACTTCGACAGCGCCAATCCGGAATTGGTTTGTGGCCTCAGTCGGCCGCGATTGCCGCAGTTGGGCCCGCCTCGCGAATACGCTGCGCGTGGTACCGGCCGTACCAGAAATAGATCGCGAGACCCACCACCAGCCAGATCACCAGCCGCGCCCACGTCTCGAGCGGCAATCCGATCATCTGTGCGAAGCAGATCAGCGCGCCGAGGATCGGAACCCACGGCATGCCCGGGGTCTTGAACGGCCGGTGCAGATGCGGTTCGCGACGCCGCAACACGAGCACACCCATGCACACCATCACGAACGCCAGCAGCGTGCCCATCGCCGTGAGCTGCGTGAGCACCGCGATCGGGAACAGGCCGGCGACGAGCGCGACCACGACGCCGGTGATGGCGGTGGTGACGTACGGCGTGCGGAAGCGCGGATGGATTTTGCCTAACAACGGCGGCAGGAGCCCGTCGCGGCTCATCGAATAGAAGATGCGCGGCTGCCCGAGCAGCATCACCAGCATCGTGCTGGTGAGCCCCATGATCGCGCCGAGCTTGACGATCGGCTTGAGCCACCCGATCCCCGTCGCATCGATGCCTAACGCGATCGGCGCCGGCACGTTGAGCTGCGTGTACTTGACGATGCCGGTGAGGACCAGCGCCACCGCCACGTACATCACCGTACAAATGACGAGCGAGGCCATGATCCCGATCGGCATGTCGCGCTGCGGATTCCGCGCTTCCTGCGCTGCCGTCGACACGGCATCGAAGCCGATGAACGCGAAGAAGATCACGCCGGCGCCGCGCAGCACCCCGCTCCACCCGTACACGCCGAAGTGGCCTGCGTTGGGCGGGATGAACGGATGCCAGTTCGCACGGTTGATGTACGCGGCGCCGAACGCGATGAACAGGAGCAGCACGGCCACCTTGATCACCACGATCAGCGTGTTGAGTCCGGCCGATTCGCGAATGCCGATGATCAGCAGCACGGAGATCGCCAGGACGACCAGCGCCGCCGGCACATTGAAGATTCCATGCACCGTCGCGCCGCCCGACAGCGCCACCACCGATCCCGGCGGCCCGGCCCACTGCGCGGGAATGCCCAACCCGACGTCCTGCAGAAAGCTCTGGACGTTGCCCGCCCACCCCACGGCGATCGTCGACGCGCCCAGCGCGTACTCGAGAATGAGGTCCCAGCCGATGATCCAGGCGAAGATCTCGCCTAACGTCGCGTAGGCGTACGTGTACGCGCTCCCGGCCACCGGAATCATGCTCGCGAACTCGGCGTAGCACAGCCCCGCGAACGCGCAGCCCACGCCGGCGATGAGCATCGAGATCACGAGCGCCGGTCCGGCGAACTGCGCCGCGGCGGTTCCGGTGATCACGAAGATGCCGGCCCCGATCACCGCCCCGATGCCGAGCGTGGTGAGACTGAAGGCGCCTAACGAACGCCGGAGCGTGCCCGACTCCGCTTCGACCATCAAGTCGGACAGCGGCTTCTTGGACAGGAGACTCATCGTCGGATGACCTCGCGCGAGGGGAAGGCAGCAGACCCAGGTCGTGCCGTGCGCGAAGATGACGACGCGCCGCGGCCGCCCCGTCATGGCCGCGTCTGGGGCGTCAGCACCGCGTCAGCGCGTCTGTCAGAGTTCAGTCAGAGCTCCCCTTCCCGCACCCCCGCGCACCGTACATCCTGCAATTGGTTCGTGTCGCGCTCACATCGGGCGCCGTCTGCGAGGAGCCAATGCCGTTGTCGTTCGCTCGGCGACAGTCCGGAGTCGACCGCCAGCCAGCCATTTGGCGCTCGCGGGCATCGCTGCTCGTCGCGCTGCTCGGCCTCACGTTCGTTCTCGCCGCGGTCCTCGCGTACGAAGCGCACGATGCCGCGCGATCGCACCGCGTGACCGCGGAGCGCGCGCTCCGGGATTACGCAACCTTCGCCGCATGGGAACTGCTCGCCAACGCCACCGACACGGTCGGCCCAACGCTGTCCGCGGCGTTGGCGCCCGTCACGGCAGGCATCGCCGCGACGCCGTATGACGCGCTCCCCGGCCCCGCCGTGCTCGCCGCGTCCGGCGGCGCGGCGCTCCGCTGCGCAAATCAACGAGACGACGCCGCGCGCTGGTACTTCCGTCTCGATTTCCGCGACGGCTCATTCGCGACCGTCGGCGCCACGCCACTCGCAGAGGAACGCTCCTTGGTCCGTGCGGCGGTCGACCAACAAGCGCGCACCGTCTATCGTCCCGATTGGTCGTATGCGACGCTGCTCGTGGGACGGGGCTCCGCCGAGCGCGCCGTCGCGTACGCGGTGAAGTACGCGGTGCACGGTGCGCCGATCGCAGCCTTCGGATTCTCCACGTGCGCCGATGCGCTGGGCGCTCCGGTGTTCGCGGGCGTGATGAGCCGGCACCCGCTGCTGCCGCGAACGCTCGCAATGCACGAGCCCAACGACTCGCTG containing:
- a CDS encoding response regulator encodes the protein MTKRRILIVDDDRLMVRTLRDILGLRGWETDGVHSGEEAVAAVRVNEYAVVLMDVRMSGMTGVEALHEMRALRPDLRVILMTAYAANELLAQAERDGALHVFPKPVALERLMEMLEAVITDARSVLIVDDDADFLRTLADLVAARGYGTLQAGTLDEALALLQAQLPGAVMLDLRLDGLEPRENVLAIKSVSPAVALILYSGHPAALEQTTGSLPPKFIRAILQKPFPPDRVFELLDEIFAG
- a CDS encoding response regulator, producing the protein MRSSLADSLAVLVVDDDDAMLRTIGDLLTLRGYRSFGAATALKGLEVASHMDLPPAVALVDLRLPDMDGFELVGHLRLVSQLTEVVILTGNASLDSAVRALREQSYDYLVKPVQPEFLLQSVDRAAERWRRKSAEAAMHESQERLRRIFEHVGDALLIASEDGAIVDANPAACRLAGRSADEMRGLTVQEALGLPDVDAGSSRGRARRTLPNGEYRVKQQSATQVLDLRSAAFVPGMVAYCVRDLTAQRRLEEELHQSRKMDAIGRLAGGVAHDFNNVLTAITCYSEILLGAFEEADDRRTDVLEIKKAARRAAALTGQLLAFSRRQVLQPRILDLNFVVDDMQRLLARMIGEDIQLTIKHDAEPQTVRADPGQLGQVVMNLAVNARDAMPSGGELTLATGGATLETPLAHAHGVVPPGDYATLRVTDSGHGMSDAVLAHLYEPFFTTKEKGRGTGLGLSTVYGIVSQSAGHIVVTSTEGGGSTFTVYLPRVKERENEPETSSTPVVPSSGHETILFVEDDPAVRTLVVRVLEAHGYHVIAAADAKEALAAAAAHAGDIHLLVTDVVMPGWNGRELADRLSEARPGIHVLYLSGYADDALLRRGVTARHTWLLQKPFDTAALLGKIQEALGTSSAVR
- a CDS encoding DUF4097 family beta strand repeat-containing protein; this translates as MRRCLSAVAAMIAFVWAAPAVHAQHHERNWLERCREADTDRPRYCEERTMGAHASGGTITVDGGENGGARVAGWDRDSIDVIAHIQTQARSDDEAQAMAKQISIDMSNGHIHANGPRTHDGASWSVSFDVLVPRASDLSLTATNGPVAIQSVHGKIELSAVNGPLDIDDAGGDVHGRTTNGPLSVRLTGKTWVGRGLDAETTNGPATISIPDAYSAHLETGTSNGPMSIGIPITVQGQILRHLETDLGSGGPTVRAVTTNGPLVIERAD
- a CDS encoding amino acid permease; its protein translation is MTGRPRRVVIFAHGTTWVCCLPLARGHPTMSLLSKKPLSDLMVEAESGTLRRSLGAFSLTTLGIGAVIGAGIFVITGTAAAQFAGPALVISMLIAGVGCAFAGLCYAEFASMIPVAGSAYTYAYATLGEIFAWIIGWDLILEYALGASTIAVGWAGNVQSFLQDVGLGIPAQWAGPPGSVVALSGGATVHGIFNVPAALVVLAISVLLIIGIRESAGLNTLIVVIKVAVLLLFIAFGAAYINRANWHPFIPPNAGHFGVYGWSGVLRGAGVIFFAFIGFDAVSTAAQEARNPQRDMPIGIMASLVICTVMYVAVALVLTGIVKYTQLNVPAPIALGIDATGIGWLKPIVKLGAIMGLTSTMLVMLLGQPRIFYSMSRDGLLPPLLGKIHPRFRTPYVTTAITGVVVALVAGLFPIAVLTQLTAMGTLLAFVMVCMGVLVLRRREPHLHRPFKTPGMPWVPILGALICFAQMIGLPLETWARLVIWLVVGLAIYFWYGRYHAQRIREAGPTAAIAAD